A stretch of DNA from Sandaracinaceae bacterium:
CGTGGCGTTGCTGTTCGCCGTCGTGATCAGCGAGCGCGACCGCCCCCTGCCGTGGTCCCCGGGTCTGCTCGCGCTGCTGGGGGTGGGCGCGTTCATGGCGCTCCAGACGCTGCCCCTTCCACTCTCCATGGTGCAGGTGCTGTCTCCCCTCTCGGCGGATGACGCGCTGCACGTCGCCGCCATGCTCGGCGAGCCCGCGCCGGACTGGGTCCCGCTGTCCCGTGACCCGGGCCGCACACGGCTCAGCCTCATGCTGGCGATCAACCTCGCGTGCACTGCGCTGTCGCTCAGTCTACTGGTCGAGCGTCACAGGCCGCGCGGATTCATGCGCGCCATCGCGACAGCCTGCGTCGCCATCGTCGCCGTGTCCCTGGGCCACGCCGCGGTCGGCGCCGAGACCGTGTTCGGCCTGTACACGCCCATCCTGTCTCGCTCGTTCGGACCGATCATCAACGTCAATCACCTGAGCGCGTTCGCCGCGCTCACCAGCCTGCTCTGCCTTGGGCTCGGGCTGCAGGAAGACTCGCAGGGCCGTCGGACGCTGGCGTACGTGGGCGCCACCATGGCGGCGTCGCTGGCCCTACTGACCGCGTCGCGCGGCGGCGCGCTCAGCCTGCTGCTCGCGACGCTGATGGCGGTCTACCTTTCCCGGCGCTCGGGAGCGCGCCTGTCGCTCCCCCTCAAGCTGGGGTTGGGGGCTCTCATCCTGGCCGCCATCGCGGGGTTCGGGTTGGTGGTGATCGGGGTGCGCGAAGTCCAGGGGACGAGCGACGTCGAGCGCCTCGAGGTGTGGCGACGCAGCGCCGAGCTGGCGCTCGACCACTGGGCTACCGGCGCCGGTCGGGGGGCGTTCGAGCCCGCGTTCCTGTTCCGCTCGACGTTCTCGGCCCGCTACACACACCCCGAGAACGTGCTGCTGCAATACGGTACGGAGCTGGGGCTCCCGCTCACGGTCGCGGCGCTGCTCTTGTTCGGGCGGGCCACCTGGCGCGCGCTGCGGAGCTCCCAGACGTCCGCGGCCCTCGCGGCGGGCGCCGTGCTGCTGTTGTTCCTGCACGATCTCTTCGACTTCTCGCTGGAGCTCTCGGGGGTCGCCGTACCCGCCGCCGCCTGCGCGGGGGTGGCGTGGGCCCGCGCCCACGAAGCTCGCAAGCCGGCCTCGTATGTGTGGGTCACGGCCGCGGCGGCCGCGCTGGGTCTGGCTGCCCTCATCGTGCGCCTGCCCACCGACGACCCCGAGGCCGCTCGCGCGCGGCTGACGGACTCGAGCCTCTCTGGCGCCGACTTGGCCGAGCTCGAACGTCAGATCGCCACGCTCCACCCCGCGGACGGCATCCTGACCGGGCTGCTGGGCCATCGCTACGCCGAGCGCGGCTCCCCACGGGCCGGCCGCTGGCTGAACCGGAGCATGTACCTGGCGCCGGAATGGGGTGACCCCCATGGCCTCGCCGCGCTGTGGTTGGTCCGCATGGGCCGCCCGGAACAGGCGCTGATGGAGGTCCGGGAGGCGGATCGGCGGCGCGCAGGGCTGGGTACCCGCGCGCTCTGCGAGATCCTCGGGACGACGGTCGACCCGGAGGTGATCCGACGGGCCAGCGTCGACCCGGACGACATCCACCCCACCATCGAGCGGGCGCGGCGCTGCACGAACGACGCCGGGTTCCGAGCCGGACTCGACGCGTTGGCGGTGGCCCATGGAACCGACGACTACGCGGCGCACCAGCGCTTGCTCTTGGCGGAAGCTCGAGCGAACCCCGCGGCTGCCCTCGCCGCCGCCGAGACGCTCCGGGCCGCACATCCGGACGACCCCGGTGCCGTGGGCGTGTGGCTGGACATCCTGATCCTGGCGGACCCCAGCGCCGCGCTCGCGGAGCGCGGTCGCGAGGGCATCGGCGAGGCCACGCTGTGGCGGCTCGCCGACGTGGCGAGCACGAGTGGGGACCGGGCGGCGCTGGACGAGATCGTCGCGGGCCTGAGGCGAGCAGCGGCTGGGCAGAGCCGCGCCATCGCCGTCATCGACGGAAGGCACGGACGCCTGTTGATCCAGCTGGGCGCCACGGAGGACGGCGTGGCGCTGCTGCGGGAGTCGATGGCGCTCGACCCCGACGGCCCTGGGGCGCAGGAGCTGCTGCGCGTGGCTGTCCGGGACCACCGACTGGGGCTCGGGCGAGCCGCCGCCCAACACATCTGCCGCCAACAGGGCCGCGACAGCCTCCCTTGCCGCACGGCAGAGCGGCAGGTGGACCGCCTCGCAGAGAGCACTCCTGGGGTGGCGCCAGCCCCCCGCTGAGCGCAAAATGAACTTTCAGCGCGCACACGCATCCAAGGCTGCGTCCCGTACGCCCGCGACGTCAGACTTCTCCATGCACCTCCCATCCCACGACCACCTGCCCCCGCTGCATGGGCAGCCACCGCAGCGGCAGGGGCTCGCCCCTCGCTCTGCGAGAGCCTCGGGGCGCCTTGACCGGCCCAAAGTCCCATCGCAGGGTCGCGAGGTATCGTGAGCGACGGGAACGACACGACCGAGCCCGGGGGGCGGGGCTTCGACCCCCGCGAGATCCTCCGCATCGTGATCCGCTTCGGCTGGATCGCCCTCGTCCTGGCTGTGCTCGGCGGCGTGGGCGGCGCGGTCTGGACGTCACGACAGCCGCGCATCTACAGCGCCACCAGCACCCTCGAGTACGAGCCCAACCCCCCGCGACCTCTCGGCCGCGGTGTCGAAGATGTCGCCGACCCATTCGGCAACTTCTGGGCCAGCCGGGAGTTCTTCGACACGCAGAACCGCGTGATCGGGAGCCGCAACGTGCTGGACCGGGTCGTTCAACAGCTCGCGCTCCACCAAGACGCCGGCTTCCACGGACACACGGGTGAGGCCGCAGAGCACTTCGAGGGGAGCACGGTCGAAGCGACGGCGGGCCTGCTGTCCGCCCGGCTCTCGGTCGAGCCCGTTCCGTCGACGCGCCTGGTCAACCTGGTCGTGAAGGACACGGACCCGGAGCGGGCCGCCAGCATCGCGAACGCCATCGCCGCCGCGTACATCGAGAAGACCCTCGAGGATCGCATGCGCTCCACGGTCACGGCCCTCGAGTGGCTCGACGGCCAGCTCACCGCGCTGCGCTCCGACCTCGAGGCGTCCGAGAACGCCCTCTACGAGTTCAAGCGCGAACACGACGTGTTGTCGTTGTCCCTCGAGGAGAACCAGAACGTCATCGCGCACGAGATCCTCGGCTTCAGTGAGGCGTTGACCACGGCCCGCACGCGCCGCATCGAGCTCGCGGCCCGCGCCGAGCGCCTCCGCCGCGCGCTCTCCATGGACCCACTGGAGGCTCCGTTGTCGGGTCTGGCCAACGTCGAAGCCATCGCGGCGCTGCGCTCGGCGTTGGTCGAGAAGCTCGCCGAGCGGGAGCGGCTGGCCGTGCGGTACGGCGACAACCACCCGGACATGGTGGCGCTGGACGCCGAGATTCGCGTGCAGCAAGAGCAGCTGGTGCGCGAGATGCGCTCGGTCATCAACGGCACCGAGGGAGAGTTCGAAGAGGCGCGCCGCGTCGAGGGCGGGCTGCGCGCGGCCGTGAACCAAGCCCACCGCGACGGCCTCGACCTCAACTTGCAGGAGATCGAATACCAACGGCTCAACCGGGAGCGCGAGAACAAAGCCGAGATCTATCAGCTGGTGCTGCAGCGCACGACCGAGACCGACCTCACCCGCATGTTGCAGGTCACCCACGCGCGCGTGCTGGATCGAGCGCTGCCGCCGCGGAACCCGATCAGCCCTGTCCTCATGACCAACCTGGGCGGCGGTGTCGCGCTCGGCTTCGTGCTCGGCCTCGCGCTGATCGGCCTCATCGTGCGGCTCGACCGTCGCCTCAAGTCGGTCGAAGACGTGGAGGCGTTGGGTCTGCGGGTCGTGGGCATCCTCCCCAAGCTCCCCGAGGTAGACCTGCCGGAGCTCAGCTCGCACCATCGCCCCACCTCCGCGGCTGCCGAGTGCGCGCGTACCATCCGCACGAACCTCACGTTCATGAACGCGGCGCGTCCGTCGCGCTGCTTCGTCATCACGAGCGCCTCCCCACGCGAGGGGAAGACCACCATCGCCTGCAACATCGCCATCGCGCTGGCGCACTCGAGCAAGTCGGTGCTGCTCATCGACACCGACCTCCGCCGGCCGCGTGCCCACAAGCCCTTCGGTGCGGACAACAAGGTCGGCGTCACCTCCGTCATATTGGGCGAGACCACGCTGGCCGAGGCCGTGACCCACACCGAGGTCGAGGGGCTCGATCTGCTCTCCTCTGGCCCCGTGCCCCCGAACCCGTCGGAGTTGCTCCACACGCCAGCCTTCCAAGCGCTGCGCGACGCCGCGAACGCCGCGTACGAGTGGGTCATCTTCGACAGCCCGCCAGTGGGCGCCGTCACCGACTCCGCGGTCATCGCGCCGCAGGTGGATGGCGTGATGCTCGTCGTACGGGCTCAGCAGACCACGCGAGAGAGCGTCGAGGCGGCGCTCCGCCAGATGCGCGCCGTCGACGCGGTGATGATCGGTTGCGTCGTGAACGACGTGGACGTCAACAGTCGCACCTATGGCTACGGCTACCACCAGTACTACCGCTCCGAGTCGTACGCATACACAGCCGACCCAGCCGACGCGGCGGGCTGAGGGCACCTCATGCGCTCATCCGCCGCCGGCCTCCTGGGTGCGTTCCTCGTCTCGCTCGCGCTGATCCCCTTCGCCAAGTGGGTGGCGCGCCGGGTGGGGGCCGTCGACGTGGGCGGCGGCCGGCGCGTCCACGACGGATCCATCCCGAGGCTGGGCGGCATCGCCGTCGTCCTGGGCTTCTTCGTCCCATTGGTGGCGCTGTTCTTCACGGAGAGCTACGTCGCCTCGATCTTCTACAGCCAGCCCAAGCGCATCATGGGCCTGCTGGGAGGGGGCTTGATCGTCGCGACGCTCGGCGCCCTGGACGACGTGCGGGGCGTGCGCCCGCGGACCAAGCTGGCCGTCCAGACCCTCGCCGCGCTGCTCGCCTACACGTGTGGCTACCGAATCGAGGGCATGCTGCTGCCCTTCGTCGGCACGGTGCACCTGGGGTGGCTGTCCGTCCCAGCCACGTGCTTCTGGTTCGTGGCCATCATCAATGCGCTCAACCTCATCGATGGCCTCGACGGCCTCGCGGGCGGCGTCGCGTTCTTCGCCTGCGTCGGAAACTTCGTGGTGGCGGTGATCGGCGACGCCTACATGGTCATGCTGCTCTCGGCCACACTCGCTGGCGCGATCGTCGGCTTCTTGGTGTTCAACTTCAACCCCGCCAGCATCTTCATGGGGGACTCGGGCAGCATGTTTCTCGGCTTCGTGCTCGCCGCGACGTCGCTGCTGGGGGCGCTCGTGAAGAACACGACCGTGGTGGCCATCGCGGTGCCTGTCATGGTGCTGGGCCTCCCCATCGCGGACACCGCCATCGCCATGCTCCGTCGGGCGCTGACCCAGCGGCCCATCATGACCGCCGACCGCGGTCACATCCACCACCGCCTCCTGGACCTCGGGCTCACTCACCGACGCGCGGTGCTGACCCTCTACGGCGTGTGCGCGGCCCTCACCATCGCGGCGGTCGCCGCGTCGCTGGGGCGGGGCCTCGAGACGACCATCGCCCTCGTGCTGTTCGCGATCGTGCTGGCGGGTCTCGTGCGGGTCGCGGGCGTGTTCGACCGGGCCATGGTCGCCGCCCAGCGTCGCAATCGTCCGCTCAACGACGTGACGGCGCGCGTCCGCGCCGCGCTCCCGGATGCCATGCTGGCGCTCACCCCCGAGACGCGCGGAGCCGACCTGCACGCCGTCCTCGACCGCTTCGTCCGCGAGGCGGGCCTGCGGCACGCGGGCTTCGCAGACGGCTCGGAGCCCACCGCCGGACCAGACGTGGTGCGCTGCGCGTGTGGCGACGAGTACCTCGACTTCACCGTCAGCGACGCCCGGCAAGCGGGCCCTGAGCTACAGCTCGCCCTCGACGTCTATGCCAGCGTCATCGCCGCGGTCCACGAACGAGACCATCACCGCCCGATCTCGGAACGGGCGCCGCGACCCGACGCGCTCGCAGTTGGCGAGTAGCGTGGCGCGCCCCGGCCGGCGACGTCGCCGTTAGACGTAGTCGGGACCCGTGCGGATGAGCGGATAGTGCTGACCGTCCCGCCCGAGCACCACATCCACCGTGTCGGCGCGGCACCCGCACTCCCACACCAGGATGTGCGCCGCGAGTCGCAAGAGGTCCGCGACGTCGAGGGTCGGCAGGTCGTCCGTCAACCGAACGCCCCACTGACTCTCCCCGAAGTAGACGTCCGCGCGCGCCACGATGCGTCCCCCGTCCGTGACGTCCCACGTCTGGTTCGCGCCCGACTCCTGAGACGGGGTGCGCTCGACGTAGCGGTAGTCGGAGGGCTGCATACCCGCGTCAGATCCCCAACCAGCTGCGCGCGTCCAACGCCCGCGTCCCACGGCGCACCTGGAACAGGAGCGGAGCCCCGAGCACGCGCCCCACCCGCTGCCCCATCCGCAGCACCGTGCCCACCTGCACGTCTGCGCCACCGAGCCCTGCGTACACCGTGAAGAAGCTGTCACCGTGCTCCACGATGACCATCAATCCATAGGACCCGTAACGACCCACGAACGCGACGCGACCATCCGCCACGACGCGCGCAGGCGCCTCCCCTTCGACACGGAACTCGACGCCCGGTCCGTCCTCCCGCTGCACGTCCACGGTGCGGTAGCGCCCCTCCGTCGGGATGCCCAGGCGGCCACGCATCGTGACGAACGTGGGCGCCAGCGAGCTCCCGTCCGAGAGCTGCAGCGTCCCCGGGAGCGGCGCCACGGGGGAGAGCGGCAGCGACGGTGCCATGAAGGTCTGTTCATAGAGCATGGCCAGCTGCTGCTGCTCTTGGGCGCGTCGCCGATCCCCGTGCAGTCGCGCGAGCCGCTCTCGGCCCTCCTCGGCGCTGCGGTCGAGGCGCGTGATGTCGCGTTGCAGGGCGATCTGTCGGTCGCGCGTGGTGCGGACGTTGTCGATCTCACGCTGCACAAGGCGCTCGAGGCGCTCCACGCGCGAGAGGTGGCTGAGCATCGCCTCGAAGCCTCCGGCGACAGGCAGCAACCCGGTGCGACGGATGCGGTAGAGCGCGCGGCCCTGACGCACGATGCGCTGCTCGAAGTCGGCCCGAGCCGACCCGAGGGCGTCCAGCTCTGCCGCCAGCCGGGCCCGACGCGTCTCCTCGGTCCGAACGAGCAGCTCTTGCTCGGCGATGGCCTCGTCGAGCTCTCCCATGGGGTCCAGGGCGGCCCCCGGATTCAGTGGCGACAACGGCGGGAAGGCGGGCTGCGCGAGCACCGGAGTCGCGAGGGCCAAGCAGCAGAGGAACCACAGTCGCACGCGTCGCTTCATGATTACACCAGCAGGTAACGGCGCAGAGAGAGCGCGCTGCCAAGGGCACCCACAGCGGCGCCACCCAGGGTGAGCCCGACCAGCGCCAGCGGGTGCAGAAAGGCCGCGCGCACCCCCGTGAGTGCGGCCACCGTGGCGTCGAGCTCGTCTCGGACGAGCATGAAGCCTCCCATCAGGACCACCACGGAGATGAGCGCGCTCATGAACCCTTGGAACGTGCCCTCGAGCACGAATGGACCGCGCACGAACTCGTCGGTCGCGCCGCACAGCTTCATGACCTCGATCTCCTCACGACGACGCGCGACGGCGAGGCGGATGGTGTTTCCGATCACCGCGAGCACGCACAGCGCGACCAGCAGCGCGAGCACCCCGGCGATGGCGCGCCCAGCCTGCAGCAGGCTCTCCAGTCGGCTGAACCAGCCGCGATAGGTCTCCACGTCGCTCACGGCCCGGAACTGCGCGACGCGCTCGGCGATGCGCGCCGTACGGCTGGGGGCGACACCCTGCGCCAGCGTGATCTCCAGCGAGGCGGGAAACACCTCGGCAGGCAGCGCCGCCAAGCCGGGCTCGACGTCGGAGTGCTCCAGGAACTGCGCACGCGCCTCGTCGCTGCTGAGGTGCTCCACCGAGCGGACCTCGGGCAGCCCCTCGACCGACGCGCGCAGCTGGGTGACGTCCTCAGCCTCGGCGCCATCGCGCAGGTAGACGGTCATGCGGCTGGACTGCCCCCACGCGCGGGCCACCGCCGACAGGTTGGTCAGCGCGAGCAAGGCACCACCCAAGCATAGAAACGCCACTGCGAGACTCGACACCGCCACGAGATAGAGCCGCATCTCTTCGCGGAGCCCCCGCCGCGCCCGGGTAATCAGCTGCTTCATGTCCATCGCGTCACCGTCAATCGTGAATAGGAGGAGTGTGTCGCTACACCGCGACGGGGTGCTTGTGCAGCCCGCTGCCGCGCCCCGTCTCGGCGGCGCTGATGATCCCTCGTGCAGACCAGCTGCGCAGGCCACGCCGCGCCTCCGACACGCGCCCATCCTCGATGGAGATGATGCGATGGTCACGCTTGCTGATGAGGGAGTGGTCGTGGCTGGCGAAGATGACGGTGGTGCCCGTCTCGTTCACCTCTTCGAACAAGGTCAGGATGTCGATGGCCAGGTGGGGGTCCAAGTTGCCGGTGGGTTCGTCGGCCAGGATGAGGGCGGGCTCGGTCACGATGGCGCGCGCCACGGCCACGCGCTGCTGTTCGCCGCCCGACAGGTTGCTGGTGCGTTCGCCACCGCGACCAGCGAGCCCCACGCGCTCCAGCGTCTCCACCACCCGCGAGCGCACGAGGCGCTGCGGCATGTCCAGGATCTCGAGGGCGACGGCCACGTTCTCGAAGACCGTCCAGTGCTGGACCACCTTGAAGTCCTGGAACACGACCCCGAGGTTGCGGCGCAGGTACGGGATGGACTTCGGCGTCAACCGCGCGATGTCCCTGCCGCAGAACATGATCCGCCCCTCGTCCACCGTGTGCTTGCGGTAGATCAGCTGCAGCAGCGTGCTCTTCCCCGCCCCGCTCGGACCGGTGACGAAGAGGAACTCGCCGCGCTCCACGGTGAGGTTCAACCCCCGGAGCGTCGGTTTGTCCGCCCGGAAGTACTTGTGAACGTCCTCCAGCACGAGGATGGGCTTGCTGGCCACGCTCGGGTCGGCGCGGACCCCTGCGCGGAAGAAAGGGAACGGCCGAACAACGGTGCCATCGTCGAGGTCGGAGCTGCGCATGCGTTTCCGGTACCGCAGTGGCGCCTCGCCGGGCAAATTTCCGACGACCGTGGAGCGAGCCGCGCGCCCGAGTTCGCGCGAC
This window harbors:
- a CDS encoding O-antigen ligase family protein — protein: MTSDTRAAPSSLRERRKRTRARRRRRSIEPPPQLWAKVLVGMHVALAPLLIAGAFPWAAATSAASGVALLFAVVISERDRPLPWSPGLLALLGVGAFMALQTLPLPLSMVQVLSPLSADDALHVAAMLGEPAPDWVPLSRDPGRTRLSLMLAINLACTALSLSLLVERHRPRGFMRAIATACVAIVAVSLGHAAVGAETVFGLYTPILSRSFGPIINVNHLSAFAALTSLLCLGLGLQEDSQGRRTLAYVGATMAASLALLTASRGGALSLLLATLMAVYLSRRSGARLSLPLKLGLGALILAAIAGFGLVVIGVREVQGTSDVERLEVWRRSAELALDHWATGAGRGAFEPAFLFRSTFSARYTHPENVLLQYGTELGLPLTVAALLLFGRATWRALRSSQTSAALAAGAVLLLFLHDLFDFSLELSGVAVPAAACAGVAWARAHEARKPASYVWVTAAAAALGLAALIVRLPTDDPEAARARLTDSSLSGADLAELERQIATLHPADGILTGLLGHRYAERGSPRAGRWLNRSMYLAPEWGDPHGLAALWLVRMGRPEQALMEVREADRRRAGLGTRALCEILGTTVDPEVIRRASVDPDDIHPTIERARRCTNDAGFRAGLDALAVAHGTDDYAAHQRLLLAEARANPAAALAAAETLRAAHPDDPGAVGVWLDILILADPSAALAERGREGIGEATLWRLADVASTSGDRAALDEIVAGLRRAAAGQSRAIAVIDGRHGRLLIQLGATEDGVALLRESMALDPDGPGAQELLRVAVRDHRLGLGRAAAQHICRQQGRDSLPCRTAERQVDRLAESTPGVAPAPR
- a CDS encoding polysaccharide biosynthesis tyrosine autokinase, which codes for MSDGNDTTEPGGRGFDPREILRIVIRFGWIALVLAVLGGVGGAVWTSRQPRIYSATSTLEYEPNPPRPLGRGVEDVADPFGNFWASREFFDTQNRVIGSRNVLDRVVQQLALHQDAGFHGHTGEAAEHFEGSTVEATAGLLSARLSVEPVPSTRLVNLVVKDTDPERAASIANAIAAAYIEKTLEDRMRSTVTALEWLDGQLTALRSDLEASENALYEFKREHDVLSLSLEENQNVIAHEILGFSEALTTARTRRIELAARAERLRRALSMDPLEAPLSGLANVEAIAALRSALVEKLAERERLAVRYGDNHPDMVALDAEIRVQQEQLVREMRSVINGTEGEFEEARRVEGGLRAAVNQAHRDGLDLNLQEIEYQRLNRERENKAEIYQLVLQRTTETDLTRMLQVTHARVLDRALPPRNPISPVLMTNLGGGVALGFVLGLALIGLIVRLDRRLKSVEDVEALGLRVVGILPKLPEVDLPELSSHHRPTSAAAECARTIRTNLTFMNAARPSRCFVITSASPREGKTTIACNIAIALAHSSKSVLLIDTDLRRPRAHKPFGADNKVGVTSVILGETTLAEAVTHTEVEGLDLLSSGPVPPNPSELLHTPAFQALRDAANAAYEWVIFDSPPVGAVTDSAVIAPQVDGVMLVVRAQQTTRESVEAALRQMRAVDAVMIGCVVNDVDVNSRTYGYGYHQYYRSESYAYTADPADAAG
- a CDS encoding undecaprenyl/decaprenyl-phosphate alpha-N-acetylglucosaminyl 1-phosphate transferase — its product is MRSSAAGLLGAFLVSLALIPFAKWVARRVGAVDVGGGRRVHDGSIPRLGGIAVVLGFFVPLVALFFTESYVASIFYSQPKRIMGLLGGGLIVATLGALDDVRGVRPRTKLAVQTLAALLAYTCGYRIEGMLLPFVGTVHLGWLSVPATCFWFVAIINALNLIDGLDGLAGGVAFFACVGNFVVAVIGDAYMVMLLSATLAGAIVGFLVFNFNPASIFMGDSGSMFLGFVLAATSLLGALVKNTTVVAIAVPVMVLGLPIADTAIAMLRRALTQRPIMTADRGHIHHRLLDLGLTHRRAVLTLYGVCAALTIAAVAASLGRGLETTIALVLFAIVLAGLVRVAGVFDRAMVAAQRRNRPLNDVTARVRAALPDAMLALTPETRGADLHAVLDRFVREAGLRHAGFADGSEPTAGPDVVRCACGDEYLDFTVSDARQAGPELQLALDVYASVIAAVHERDHHRPISERAPRPDALAVGE
- a CDS encoding peptidoglycan DD-metalloendopeptidase family protein — its product is MKRRVRLWFLCCLALATPVLAQPAFPPLSPLNPGAALDPMGELDEAIAEQELLVRTEETRRARLAAELDALGSARADFEQRIVRQGRALYRIRRTGLLPVAGGFEAMLSHLSRVERLERLVQREIDNVRTTRDRQIALQRDITRLDRSAEEGRERLARLHGDRRRAQEQQQLAMLYEQTFMAPSLPLSPVAPLPGTLQLSDGSSLAPTFVTMRGRLGIPTEGRYRTVDVQREDGPGVEFRVEGEAPARVVADGRVAFVGRYGSYGLMVIVEHGDSFFTVYAGLGGADVQVGTVLRMGQRVGRVLGAPLLFQVRRGTRALDARSWLGI
- a CDS encoding ABC transporter permease, with protein sequence MKQLITRARRGLREEMRLYLVAVSSLAVAFLCLGGALLALTNLSAVARAWGQSSRMTVYLRDGAEAEDVTQLRASVEGLPEVRSVEHLSSDEARAQFLEHSDVEPGLAALPAEVFPASLEITLAQGVAPSRTARIAERVAQFRAVSDVETYRGWFSRLESLLQAGRAIAGVLALLVALCVLAVIGNTIRLAVARRREEIEVMKLCGATDEFVRGPFVLEGTFQGFMSALISVVVLMGGFMLVRDELDATVAALTGVRAAFLHPLALVGLTLGGAAVGALGSALSLRRYLLV
- a CDS encoding ATP-binding cassette domain-containing protein, with translation MRSSDLDDGTVVRPFPFFRAGVRADPSVASKPILVLEDVHKYFRADKPTLRGLNLTVERGEFLFVTGPSGAGKSTLLQLIYRKHTVDEGRIMFCGRDIARLTPKSIPYLRRNLGVVFQDFKVVQHWTVFENVAVALEILDMPQRLVRSRVVETLERVGLAGRGGERTSNLSGGEQQRVAVARAIVTEPALILADEPTGNLDPHLAIDILTLFEEVNETGTTVIFASHDHSLISKRDHRIISIEDGRVSEARRGLRSWSARGIISAAETGRGSGLHKHPVAV